A section of the Pseudomonas lini genome encodes:
- a CDS encoding Crp/Fnr family transcriptional regulator: MDMQVWRSRLDTGQWFSHLPVPLQDSLLAAARIRRLPSGQLLFKRGDPPCGLYAVLEGSVRIGAVSEQGKEALLSLVEAPHWFGEICLFDGQPRTHDAYAVGQCTLLHIPQATLLKLLDQQPEYWRQLALLMSHKLRLTFINLEQLSLMPAPARLAHRLLMIAEGYGEIDPPRRVLQLPQEQLASMLSLSRQTTNQILKDLQGQGILNLRYGEIEILDAERLRALAGI, from the coding sequence ATGGACATGCAGGTTTGGCGTTCGCGCCTGGATACGGGGCAGTGGTTCAGTCATTTACCTGTTCCCTTACAGGATAGTCTGCTGGCTGCGGCCCGAATTCGGCGCCTGCCGTCGGGGCAACTGCTGTTCAAACGCGGTGATCCGCCGTGCGGGCTGTATGCAGTGCTCGAAGGTTCGGTGCGCATCGGCGCGGTGAGCGAGCAGGGCAAGGAGGCGCTGCTGAGCCTGGTGGAAGCGCCGCACTGGTTCGGCGAAATCTGCCTGTTCGATGGCCAGCCGAGAACCCACGATGCCTACGCCGTTGGCCAGTGCACCCTGTTGCACATCCCGCAGGCGACGCTACTGAAGTTGCTCGACCAACAACCGGAATACTGGCGGCAACTGGCGTTGCTGATGAGTCACAAACTGCGCCTGACCTTCATCAACCTCGAACAGCTAAGCCTGATGCCAGCCCCGGCGCGCCTGGCCCATCGCTTGCTGATGATCGCCGAGGGTTACGGCGAAATCGATCCTCCGCGCCGTGTTCTGCAACTGCCTCAGGAGCAATTGGCGTCGATGTTGTCGCTGTCGCGCCAGACCACTAATCAGATTCTCAAGGATTTGCAGGGGCAGGGGATTCTGAATCTCAGGTATGGCGAGATCGAGATTCTGGATGCGGAGCGGTTGCGGGCGTTGGCGGGGATTTGA
- a CDS encoding response regulator, producing the protein MRVLLVEDESETASLLAKGLSEASYAVDVALNGMDGRRFIESGEYELIILDVMLPGLNGWQLLQQIRKLGDTPVLLLTTKDGIEDRLRGLELHEDDYLLKPFAVSELVKRVRKLLRRDRGR; encoded by the coding sequence ATGCGTGTATTGCTAGTGGAAGACGAATCCGAGACCGCCAGCCTCCTGGCCAAAGGCCTGAGCGAGGCGAGTTACGCGGTGGATGTGGCGCTCAATGGCATGGACGGCCGGCGCTTTATCGAATCCGGCGAATACGAACTGATCATCCTCGACGTGATGCTGCCGGGGCTCAACGGCTGGCAGTTGCTGCAGCAGATCCGCAAGCTCGGCGACACGCCCGTGCTGCTCCTCACCACCAAGGACGGCATCGAAGATCGCCTGCGCGGGCTGGAATTGCATGAGGATGATTACCTGCTCAAGCCGTTTGCCGTCAGTGAACTGGTGAAGCGGGTGCGCAAGCTGTTGCGGCGGGATCGCGGTCGATAG
- a CDS encoding AraC family transcriptional regulator, producing the protein MTEPTSLASWTRALRKQLDALGLDSTALCQQAGLDPQLMDDPNARYPLSATTRLWQIAVQVSGDPAIGLRVSRFVSPTTFHALGYALVASGSLREVFERIVRYHQVVSNALDLELIRTEDRYRFRLKIPQGNPAPAFEAIDAFAAIYVRTCRNRLGRDYAPLAVYLRRPEPADPHQWHKVFRSPVYFNADEDRLEFALLDFESHLDDANPELAEHNETVLKRTLAQLKPLTWERKVRDAIEEQLPEGEPSAECIAHALHLSLRSLQRHLADEGCRFDTLLNESRENLALLHLRDPLCSLGEISYLLGFADTSSFSRAFKRWTGMTPGQFRDGLG; encoded by the coding sequence ATGACTGAACCGACCTCACTCGCCAGCTGGACCCGCGCCCTGCGCAAGCAGCTCGATGCGCTGGGGCTCGACAGCACCGCCCTGTGCCAACAGGCGGGGCTCGACCCGCAGTTGATGGACGACCCGAACGCCCGTTACCCGTTATCCGCTACCACCCGCCTGTGGCAAATCGCGGTTCAGGTCAGCGGCGATCCGGCGATTGGCTTGCGGGTGTCGCGTTTCGTCAGCCCCACCACGTTTCATGCGCTGGGTTATGCGTTGGTGGCCAGCGGCAGCCTGCGGGAGGTGTTCGAGCGCATCGTGCGTTATCACCAAGTGGTCAGCAACGCACTGGATCTGGAGTTGATCCGCACCGAGGATCGCTACCGCTTCCGCCTGAAAATCCCCCAAGGCAACCCCGCGCCAGCCTTCGAGGCCATCGATGCCTTCGCGGCGATTTACGTGCGCACTTGCCGCAATCGCCTGGGCCGTGACTACGCCCCGCTGGCGGTTTATCTGCGCCGTCCGGAACCTGCCGACCCGCATCAATGGCACAAAGTGTTCCGCTCACCGGTGTATTTCAACGCCGATGAAGACCGACTGGAGTTCGCCCTGCTGGACTTCGAGAGTCACCTGGACGACGCCAACCCGGAACTCGCCGAGCACAACGAAACCGTGCTCAAACGCACCCTGGCGCAACTCAAACCCCTGACCTGGGAGCGCAAGGTTCGCGACGCCATTGAAGAGCAATTACCCGAAGGCGAGCCGTCGGCCGAATGCATCGCCCATGCGCTGCACTTGAGTCTGCGCAGCCTGCAACGGCACTTGGCGGACGAGGGTTGTCGATTCGATACGCTGCTCAACGAAAGCCGGGAAAACCTGGCGCTGCTGCACCTGCGCGATCCGCTGTGCTCGTTGGGTGAGATCAGTTATCTGCTGGGATTCGCCGACACCAGCAGCTTCAGTCGTGCGTTCAAACGCTGGACCGGGATGACGCCGGGGCAATTTCGGGATGGGTTGGGGTGA
- a CDS encoding fatty acid desaturase: MDGTSASPQRLNAAQRSAHIREVVLAKGVELRQRYPILNHQDALGAGILAFALVGMIGSAALYITGYMTWWVCLLLNAFFASLTHELEHDLIHSMYFRKQRVPHNLMMGLVWLARPSTINPWVRRHLHLNHHKVSGTEADMEERAITNGEPWGIARLLMVGDNVMSAFIRMLRVNTRAHKFSIIKRSLKVYAPLALVHWGAWYVFLGFHAANGIAHLLGAPIEWTATTLAVMQVIDIAAVVIIGPNVLRTFCLHFVSSNMHYYGDVEPGNVIQQTQVLNPWWMWPLQAFCFNFGSSHGVHHFVVKEPFYIRQMTVPVAHKVMREMGVRFNDFGTFGRANRFVRKESVGAQEVRAARV; encoded by the coding sequence ATGGACGGTACTTCTGCAAGTCCCCAGCGACTGAATGCAGCACAGCGATCAGCGCATATTCGCGAGGTGGTATTGGCCAAGGGCGTCGAACTGCGTCAGCGCTACCCGATTCTCAACCATCAGGACGCCTTGGGCGCGGGCATTCTGGCCTTCGCGTTGGTCGGGATGATCGGTTCGGCAGCGCTGTACATCACCGGGTACATGACCTGGTGGGTATGCCTGTTGCTCAACGCGTTTTTCGCCTCGCTGACCCATGAACTGGAGCATGACCTGATCCATAGCATGTATTTCCGCAAACAGCGGGTGCCGCACAACCTGATGATGGGCCTGGTGTGGCTGGCGCGGCCGAGCACCATTAATCCATGGGTCCGCCGCCATTTGCACCTCAACCATCACAAGGTGTCCGGCACCGAAGCCGACATGGAAGAGCGGGCGATCACCAACGGTGAGCCCTGGGGCATCGCGCGGCTGTTGATGGTCGGCGACAACGTGATGTCGGCGTTTATCCGCATGCTGCGGGTCAATACCCGGGCGCACAAGTTCAGCATCATCAAGCGTTCTCTGAAAGTCTATGCGCCACTGGCACTGGTGCATTGGGGGGCGTGGTACGTGTTTCTCGGTTTTCACGCCGCCAATGGCATTGCGCATCTGTTGGGTGCGCCTATCGAATGGACGGCGACTACATTGGCGGTGATGCAAGTGATCGACATCGCTGCCGTGGTGATCATCGGCCCTAACGTGTTGCGCACGTTCTGTCTGCACTTTGTCAGCTCGAACATGCACTACTACGGTGACGTGGAGCCGGGCAATGTGATCCAGCAAACGCAGGTGTTGAACCCTTGGTGGATGTGGCCGTTGCAAGCATTCTGCTTCAACTTTGGCAGCAGCCACGGGGTCCATCACTTTGTGGTGAAGGAGCCGTTTTACATCCGTCAGATGACCGTCCCGGTGGCGCATAAGGTAATGCGCGAGATGGGGGTGCGGTTCAATGATTTCGGGACGTTCGGACGGGCGAACCGGTTTGTGCGCAAGGAATCCGTAGGGGCGCAGGAGGTGCGTGCCGCTCGGGTTTGA
- a CDS encoding alpha/beta hydrolase, with amino-acid sequence MRNESIRYLIVPGWQGSPEDHWQTHWQNSLPNSARVEQADWLTPRREDWVAALAEAIAADSTPVILIAHSLGCITVAHWAATAPLPFLRQVRGALLVAPADVERPACAPALRNFAPIPTYLLPFPSQVVSSDNDSAVSAPRALELARQWGAEAGILSGAGHINVKSGHQRWEQGFAYLYRLQNRMEQHALRRA; translated from the coding sequence ATGCGCAACGAATCAATTCGCTACCTGATTGTGCCGGGCTGGCAAGGATCGCCAGAAGATCATTGGCAAACCCATTGGCAGAACAGCCTGCCAAACAGTGCGCGGGTGGAGCAGGCCGACTGGCTGACGCCTCGTCGTGAGGACTGGGTCGCGGCACTGGCCGAAGCGATTGCCGCCGACAGTACGCCAGTGATTCTGATCGCCCACAGCCTGGGCTGCATCACCGTCGCCCATTGGGCGGCCACGGCACCATTGCCATTTTTGCGTCAGGTACGCGGCGCGTTACTGGTCGCGCCAGCGGACGTCGAGCGCCCGGCTTGCGCGCCGGCCCTGCGCAACTTCGCACCGATCCCGACCTATTTGCTGCCATTCCCGAGCCAGGTCGTCAGCTCCGACAACGACAGCGCCGTGAGCGCGCCACGAGCGCTTGAACTGGCGCGTCAGTGGGGCGCCGAGGCGGGGATTTTATCGGGTGCCGGGCACATCAACGTGAAGTCCGGTCACCAGCGCTGGGAGCAGGGCTTTGCGTACCTCTATCGTCTGCAAAACCGCATGGAACAGCACGCCCTGCGCCGTGCTTGA
- a CDS encoding sigma 54-interacting transcriptional regulator: MSLHETFGQPLLTFPDAEKSPLSIRAKALVFVDPRSRQLRQELEQLAPRSISVLIRGETGSGKELLARHIHRASDRGGLFVSVNCGAISPTYADAELFGYAAGSYSGSASSRAGWFGSANGGTLYLDEIGDLPLPIQIKLLAALENHEVTRVGAQQPSPVDVRLVAATSIDLAQAVAAGKFHERLYHYLSEGQLELPALRERVGDILSLAEYFLGIYSQRLDLPVPLISDAAQHLLEQHSWPGNTRELENVIHFALLVSTGDEILPEHLNLPEASVSLVTIEQQLKQILGNGSAAEKDALKKLLKATGLL; this comes from the coding sequence ATGAGCTTGCATGAAACATTCGGTCAGCCGCTGCTGACCTTTCCCGATGCGGAAAAAAGCCCGCTGAGCATTCGCGCCAAGGCGTTGGTGTTCGTCGATCCGCGTTCCCGACAGTTGCGCCAGGAGCTGGAGCAACTGGCGCCACGTTCGATTTCGGTATTGATCCGCGGTGAAACCGGCAGCGGTAAAGAGCTGCTGGCGCGACACATCCATCGTGCCAGTGACCGTGGTGGATTGTTCGTGTCAGTCAATTGCGGGGCGATCAGCCCGACCTACGCCGATGCTGAACTTTTCGGCTATGCCGCCGGCAGTTACAGCGGCTCGGCCAGCAGTCGCGCTGGCTGGTTTGGTTCGGCCAATGGCGGCACGCTCTATCTGGACGAGATTGGCGACCTGCCGCTGCCGATCCAGATCAAGTTGCTCGCCGCCCTGGAAAACCACGAAGTCACCCGCGTCGGCGCTCAGCAGCCAAGCCCGGTGGACGTGCGTCTGGTGGCCGCCACCAGCATTGATCTGGCCCAGGCGGTGGCTGCCGGGAAATTCCATGAGCGGCTTTATCACTACCTCAGCGAAGGCCAACTCGAACTGCCGGCCTTGCGCGAACGGGTGGGCGATATCTTGTCGCTGGCCGAATACTTCCTCGGCATCTACAGCCAACGCCTCGACCTTCCGGTGCCATTGATCAGCGACGCCGCGCAGCATCTGCTGGAGCAGCACAGTTGGCCGGGCAACACCCGGGAACTGGAGAACGTCATTCACTTTGCGCTGCTGGTGAGTACCGGCGACGAGATTTTGCCGGAGCATTTGAATCTGCCCGAGGCGAGTGTGTCGCTGGTGACGATCGAGCAGCAACTCAAACAAATTCTCGGCAACGGTTCCGCCGCCGAGAAAGACGCCTTGAAAAAACTGCTCAAAGCCACCGGGCTTTTGTAG
- a CDS encoding MetQ/NlpA family ABC transporter substrate-binding protein, translated as MKKVLLFTALAAALTTGLAQAGEKLVVAATPVPHAEILELIKPTLAKEGVDLEIKVFTDYVQPNVQVDQKHLDANYFQTLPYLKNFNEGKGTHLVTVIGVHVEPFGGYSKKVKSLAELKDGATIAIPNEGSNSGRALILLQKAGLIELKDPKNAVATPKDIAKNPHNFKFRELESAMLPRVLDQVDLDMINTNYALDAGLNPAKDALVIEGADSPYVNFLVARPDNKDSVAIQKLAKALTSPEVKAFIAKKYSGAVLPAF; from the coding sequence ATGAAAAAGGTTCTGTTGTTCACCGCATTGGCGGCTGCCCTGACCACGGGCCTGGCCCAGGCTGGCGAAAAACTGGTGGTCGCGGCGACGCCGGTTCCACATGCCGAGATTCTTGAACTGATCAAACCGACCCTTGCCAAAGAAGGCGTGGACCTGGAGATCAAAGTCTTCACCGACTACGTTCAGCCTAACGTGCAGGTCGACCAGAAACATCTGGACGCCAACTACTTCCAGACTCTGCCGTACCTGAAAAACTTCAATGAAGGTAAAGGCACGCACCTGGTGACCGTGATCGGCGTACACGTCGAACCATTTGGCGGCTATTCGAAGAAAGTCAAAAGCCTGGCTGAGCTGAAAGACGGCGCAACCATCGCCATCCCGAACGAAGGCAGCAACAGCGGCCGAGCCCTGATCCTGCTGCAGAAGGCTGGCCTGATCGAGTTAAAAGACCCGAAAAACGCTGTGGCTACCCCGAAAGACATCGCCAAGAACCCGCACAATTTCAAGTTCAGGGAACTGGAATCGGCCATGCTGCCGCGTGTTCTGGACCAGGTCGATCTGGACATGATCAACACCAACTACGCGCTGGATGCGGGCCTGAACCCGGCGAAAGACGCGCTGGTGATCGAAGGCGCCGATTCGCCTTACGTGAACTTCCTGGTGGCTCGTCCAGACAACAAGGACAGCGTTGCCATCCAGAAACTGGCCAAGGCTTTGACCAGTCCTGAAGTGAAAGCATTCATCGCCAAGAAGTACAGCGGCGCGGTACTGCCGGCGTTCTGA
- a CDS encoding amino acid ABC transporter permease, translated as MTFDYAFILSTLPAFLKAVGVTLQVGFIAIGTSLLVALINATILVFRTPYLQRLVGLYVELARNTPLLVQLFFVYFALPALGIKVSGFAAAIITMTFLGGAYLTEVLRAGVEAVPQAQLESGRSIGLSHGQLLRYVILPQAGILSLPSLFANFIFLLKETTVVSAVAVPEILYTTKSYIALYYKTYEMLAVLTLICVLLFLPLSLLLSRLERRLQHGQFGS; from the coding sequence ATGACTTTCGATTACGCTTTTATCCTCAGCACCCTGCCGGCGTTTCTCAAAGCCGTGGGCGTGACGCTGCAGGTCGGCTTTATCGCCATCGGCACTTCGTTGCTGGTGGCGCTGATCAACGCGACGATTCTGGTGTTTCGCACCCCCTACCTGCAACGCCTGGTCGGGTTGTACGTGGAGTTGGCGCGCAACACGCCACTGCTGGTTCAGTTGTTCTTCGTCTACTTCGCCTTGCCGGCCTTGGGCATCAAAGTCTCGGGCTTCGCGGCGGCGATCATCACCATGACGTTTCTCGGCGGCGCCTACCTCACCGAAGTCCTGCGCGCCGGCGTGGAGGCGGTGCCCCAGGCGCAACTTGAGTCAGGTCGCTCCATCGGCCTGTCTCACGGGCAATTGCTGCGCTACGTGATCCTGCCGCAAGCCGGCATCCTCAGCCTGCCGTCGTTGTTCGCCAATTTCATTTTCCTGCTCAAGGAAACCACCGTGGTCTCGGCGGTGGCGGTGCCGGAGATTCTCTACACCACCAAGAGCTATATCGCGCTCTATTACAAAACCTACGAAATGCTCGCCGTGCTGACGCTGATCTGCGTGCTGCTGTTTTTGCCGTTGTCGCTGCTGCTCAGCCGTCTGGAAAGGAGGCTCCAGCATGGCCAGTTCGGGTCTTGA
- a CDS encoding amino acid ABC transporter permease, translated as MASSGLELLWVSLPQLGKGAAQTLSISFLSIAISTVGGVLYGVLRTLNSKWLNAILRVYLELFRAIPVLVWLYLLFFGLPIFFGLSIPSFWCAVLVLSLWGASEVGEVVRGALHSLPRGQREAGLSIGLDGPQLYGYVLLPQALKRMTPPTINVYTRIIKTSSLAVLIGVVDVIKVGQQIIERTYESVLIYGALFLFFFFICYPLSAASRVLERRWTQA; from the coding sequence ATGGCCAGTTCGGGTCTTGAGCTGCTCTGGGTGTCGTTGCCGCAACTGGGCAAGGGCGCTGCGCAAACCCTGTCGATCTCTTTCCTGAGCATCGCCATCAGCACGGTGGGCGGCGTGCTCTACGGCGTGTTGCGCACGCTGAATTCGAAATGGCTGAACGCGATTCTGCGGGTCTATCTGGAACTGTTTCGGGCGATCCCGGTGCTGGTCTGGCTGTACTTGCTGTTCTTCGGTCTGCCGATTTTTTTCGGGCTGAGCATTCCAAGCTTCTGGTGCGCGGTGCTGGTGTTGTCGCTGTGGGGCGCCAGCGAAGTCGGTGAAGTGGTGCGCGGCGCCTTGCATTCATTGCCGCGTGGCCAGCGTGAGGCCGGGTTGTCGATTGGGCTGGATGGCCCGCAACTCTACGGCTACGTGCTGCTGCCTCAAGCCTTGAAGCGCATGACGCCGCCGACCATCAACGTTTACACGCGGATCATCAAGACCAGCTCCCTGGCGGTCCTGATCGGCGTGGTGGACGTGATCAAGGTCGGCCAGCAGATCATCGAACGCACCTACGAATCAGTGCTGATCTACGGCGCGCTGTTCCTGTTTTTCTTTTTCATCTGCTACCCGCTGTCGGCCGCCTCGCGCGTGCTGGAGCGGCGCTGGACGCAAGCATGA
- a CDS encoding amino acid ABC transporter ATP-binding protein: MSALIEFKGFNKFFGEQQVLDGIDLKVKSGEVIVILGPSGCGKSTLLRCLNGLEVAHSGSLNFAGRELLDKGTDWREVRQQIGMVFQSYHLFPHMSVLDNILLGPLKVQKRERREARAQAEALLERVGLLDKRDAFPRQLSGGQQQRIAIVRSLCMNPKVMLFDEVTAALDPEMVKEVLEVIQGLAREGMTLLIVTHEMAFARAVADRIVFMDAGRILEQNPPEIFFTNPQTARAQQFLEKFSYVAALPKTTQTKELELS; this comes from the coding sequence ATGAGTGCATTGATCGAGTTCAAGGGTTTCAACAAGTTTTTCGGCGAGCAGCAGGTGCTCGACGGCATTGATCTGAAGGTGAAGTCAGGTGAAGTGATCGTCATCCTCGGCCCCAGCGGCTGCGGCAAAAGCACTTTGCTGCGTTGCCTCAACGGCCTGGAAGTGGCTCACAGCGGCAGCTTGAATTTTGCCGGGCGTGAGTTGCTGGACAAGGGCACCGATTGGCGCGAAGTGCGTCAGCAGATCGGCATGGTATTCCAGAGCTATCACCTGTTCCCGCACATGAGCGTGCTCGACAATATATTGCTCGGCCCACTCAAGGTGCAGAAGCGCGAACGCCGTGAAGCCCGTGCTCAGGCTGAAGCGCTGCTCGAGCGTGTCGGTCTGCTGGACAAGCGCGATGCCTTCCCGCGCCAGCTTTCCGGCGGCCAGCAGCAACGCATCGCTATCGTTCGTTCGCTGTGCATGAACCCCAAGGTCATGCTCTTCGACGAAGTCACTGCCGCCCTCGATCCGGAGATGGTCAAGGAAGTGCTCGAGGTGATTCAGGGCCTGGCCCGCGAAGGCATGACGCTGCTGATTGTCACCCATGAAATGGCCTTCGCCCGCGCCGTGGCCGACCGCATCGTGTTCATGGATGCCGGGCGCATTCTTGAGCAAAACCCACCCGAGATTTTCTTTACGAACCCGCAAACCGCACGAGCGCAGCAGTTCCTGGAGAAGTTCTCCTACGTCGCCGCACTACCCAAAACGACTCAAACAAAGGAATTGGAACTGTCATGA
- a CDS encoding transporter substrate-binding domain-containing protein: MKTAKSSLLLLPLFGLALLAGCNKTEEPTKPKVASVSTAPAGYLEKIKARDKLIVGVFTDKPPFGFVDEAGRYVGFDTDIGRQFAKDLLGDENKVEFVAVEPASRIPFLQSDKVDLILANMTVTPERKDAVDFTNPNLKVAVQALVPQASSVKSLDDLATRTTIVTTGTTADIWLTKNHPDWKLLKFEKNSESLQALANGRGDAYAQDNLVLFSWAKQNPGYRVLEEKLGAEAPIAPAVKKGNIELRDWVNVELAKLGEEKFLLKLYDQYVRKELSDDTKPESVIVEGGKWQG, encoded by the coding sequence ATGAAAACTGCCAAGTCTTCTCTGCTGCTGCTCCCGCTGTTCGGCCTGGCGCTGCTCGCAGGCTGCAACAAAACCGAAGAACCGACGAAGCCGAAAGTCGCAAGCGTCAGCACCGCACCGGCCGGTTACCTGGAAAAAATCAAAGCCCGGGACAAGCTGATCGTCGGCGTCTTCACGGATAAACCGCCGTTCGGTTTTGTCGATGAAGCCGGACGCTACGTGGGGTTTGATACCGACATCGGTCGCCAATTCGCCAAGGATCTGCTGGGCGATGAGAACAAGGTCGAGTTCGTTGCAGTGGAGCCGGCGAGCCGGATTCCGTTTCTGCAAAGCGACAAGGTCGACCTGATTCTGGCCAACATGACCGTCACCCCGGAGCGTAAGGACGCGGTGGACTTCACCAACCCGAACCTCAAGGTTGCGGTGCAGGCGTTGGTGCCGCAGGCGAGTTCGGTGAAGAGCCTCGATGACCTGGCGACCCGCACCACTATCGTGACCACGGGCACCACGGCGGATATCTGGCTGACCAAGAATCATCCGGACTGGAAACTGCTGAAGTTCGAGAAAAACTCCGAGTCCCTGCAAGCCCTGGCCAATGGTCGCGGCGATGCTTATGCCCAGGACAATCTGGTGCTGTTCAGCTGGGCCAAGCAGAATCCGGGCTACCGCGTGCTGGAGGAAAAACTGGGGGCCGAAGCACCGATCGCGCCGGCGGTGAAGAAGGGCAATATCGAACTGCGTGATTGGGTGAATGTGGAGTTGGCGAAGTTGGGCGAGGAGAAGTTTTTGCTCAAGCTGTACGACCAGTATGTGCGTAAAGAATTGAGCGATGACACCAAGCCTGAGAGCGTGATTGTCGAGGGAGGGAAGTGGCAGGGGTGA
- a CDS encoding AAA family ATPase: MLKTLAVANYRSINKLVIPLGRLNLITGPNGSGKSNLYRALRLLAETAQGGVVNALAREGGLDSTFWAGPESISRRMRNGDVPVEATVRHGAKRLRLGFAGEDFSYSISLGLPDSNGHFMLPGHSLPIPSRFNLDPQIKRECVWAGPTYRPASLLVDRDGPMIRARANRSWDVLAQHTPNFDSLFDQVGSLRSSPEVLELREFIRRWRFYDHFRSDADAPVRQPQLGTRTPVLHHDGRDLAAALQTIIEIGDPEALQAAISDAFPGARLNIAPLQGGRFAIEFYQEGLLRPLSAAELSDGTLRYLLLVAALLTPRPPTLMVLNEPETSLHPDLLPALARLIIRASEQCQVWVVSHARRLISALQQDPECNCIVLEKNFGQTGMVGQRMLDEPAWYWPD, from the coding sequence ATGCTCAAAACCCTCGCGGTGGCCAATTACCGCTCGATCAATAAATTGGTGATTCCGCTTGGCCGGTTGAACTTGATCACCGGCCCCAACGGCAGCGGCAAATCCAACCTCTATCGCGCCTTGCGCCTGCTGGCGGAAACCGCTCAGGGCGGGGTGGTCAATGCGTTGGCCCGTGAGGGTGGGCTGGATTCGACCTTCTGGGCCGGGCCTGAAAGTATCAGCCGACGGATGCGCAATGGTGACGTCCCGGTCGAGGCTACGGTGAGACACGGCGCCAAACGCCTGCGCCTGGGGTTTGCCGGTGAAGATTTCAGCTACTCGATCAGCCTCGGGCTCCCCGATTCCAACGGCCACTTCATGCTGCCCGGACACAGTTTACCTATTCCGTCACGCTTCAACCTCGACCCGCAAATCAAGCGTGAATGCGTCTGGGCCGGGCCGACTTATCGGCCGGCCAGCCTGCTGGTGGATCGCGACGGCCCGATGATCCGTGCCCGAGCCAATCGCAGCTGGGACGTACTGGCCCAGCACACGCCGAATTTCGACAGCCTGTTCGATCAGGTCGGCAGTTTGCGTTCTTCACCGGAGGTTCTGGAATTACGTGAGTTCATCCGTCGCTGGCGCTTCTACGATCACTTTCGCAGTGACGCCGACGCACCGGTTCGCCAACCGCAACTGGGCACCCGCACGCCGGTGTTGCACCACGACGGTCGCGACCTGGCGGCAGCCTTGCAGACCATCATCGAAATCGGTGATCCCGAAGCCTTGCAGGCGGCTATCAGCGATGCCTTTCCCGGCGCGCGACTGAACATCGCGCCATTGCAGGGCGGACGGTTTGCCATCGAGTTTTATCAGGAAGGGTTGTTGCGACCGTTGTCCGCCGCCGAGTTATCGGACGGGACGTTGCGCTATCTGCTGCTGGTGGCGGCACTGCTGACCCCTCGCCCGCCGACGCTGATGGTGTTGAACGAGCCGGAAACCAGTCTGCACCCAGACCTGCTGCCGGCGTTGGCGCGGTTGATCATTCGAGCGTCCGAGCAGTGTCAGGTGTGGGTGGTGTCCCATGCGCGGCGCTTGATCTCGGCGTTGCAGCAAGACCCGGAATGCAATTGCATTGTGCTGGAGAAGAATTTCGGCCAGACCGGGATGGTCGGGCAGCGGATGCTGGACGAGCCGGCGTGGTATTGGCCGGATTAG